In Streptobacillus canis, the DNA window GTGATGGAGTTAGTCCATTTAATATAGTAATAATAACCACAAGAATTACATAATCTAGATTTACAAGTAAGTTTCATTTTATGTTGAAAGTTACAGATATGACATCTAGATGAATTTGATTTTAGATATCATGTTTATCACTCCTTTCTGTTAGTTTTGTTTGGTGATTAAATTATATAGAAAAGAAAGAGGTGATTCAAGGGATTTTTTAAAATCTCGAATCACCTTTTTTTATAAAAAATATTTGAAAAAAATTTGAAAATATGATAGACTGAATATAATGGGAGGAATATGAAAAGATATATATTTCTAATGTTTTTTTTACTATTAATAAGCTGTTCAAATATAGATAAAATCAGTACAATAAATAACTTTGAAAAAAATAAAATTTCTAAAGAAGTAATAAAAGTGCAAGATGAAATTATTGATTTAGCAAAAATAGATAATAAAGACGAAATAAAAAAAAATATAACTATGACACTAAAAAATAGAATAATATTATCGTATTTGTCAAATTATGATTTTTCAAAATTCTTAGTAGTGTTTTCAGAAGAAATAGAAGTATTAGATAGATATACAGCAAAATCAATATTGTTAATTAATTTTGAAACAGAAACAGTGTATTTTGAAGTCATTTGGAAGAATTATGACGGTAAATGGATGATTGATAGTGTTGAATCAGAATGAAAATAAAGGAAAGGAGAAAAAATGATTATTTATATATTAGTCATCTTAATTGCGGTTCTAATAGTTTTAGTTGGATTTAATGTTACTAAAAGCAAATTCACTAAAAAATATGGAGAATATAGTGATTTAGAGTTAAAAATATTTGACTTAAAAAGAAAACTAGAAACTACAAAAAAAGATGTAGAAAGAGAAATTGAATCATTTAAAAAAGAAGAAACTTTAAAAGTAAAAGAAGAATTATTAGCACAAAGAAAATTAGTTGATGAAGAAATTAAAGTAATGAAATCTGAGATTTTAGTAAAAGAAGAAAGAATAGCTAAAAAAGAAGAAAACTTAGAAACAAGAACTAATAAGTTAGAAGAAAAAGAGGCAAAACTAGAAGAAAGAAAAGAAAAAATTGCTGAGATTGAAAATGAATTAAATGCAATGATAGAAAAAGAAGAAAAAGAATTAGAAAGAATTTCTGGTTTAACTTCTGAACAAGCAAGAGAAATTATATTAATTAAATTAGAAGATGAATTAGAGCATGATAAAGCACGTTTAATTAGGGATTATGAATATAATTTAGAAAGAGAAAAAGATAGACTTGCAAAATCAGCTATTGCAATAGCAATAAATAAATCAGCATCTGATTATGTTGCAGATGCAACTATATCTGTTGTTCAATTACCAAGTGAAGAAATGAAAGGTAGAATAATAGGTAAAGAAGGAAGAAATATTAGAGCTTTAGAAGCTGCTACTGGTGTTGATTTAATTATTGATGATACCCCTGAAGCTGTTGTACTTTCATCATTTGATGGTGTAAGAAGAGAAGTAGCAAGATTATCACTTGAAAAACTAATACAAGATGGAAGAATACATCCAACTAAGATAGAAGAATTAGTAGAAAAATCACAAGCAGAAGTTGAAAATTCAATGATTAGTGCTGCAGAAGAAGCAATACTTGAAGTTGGTATACCAGCTCTTCCAAAAGAAGTATTAAAAACTTTAGGTAAACTTAAATTTAGAACATCTTTTGGACAAAATATATTACAACATTCAATTGAAGTTGCACATTTATGTGCTGCACTTGCAACTGAATTAGGTGTAAATGTAGATTATGCAAAAAGAGCAGGATTACTTCATGATATAGGTAAAGCATTCTCACATGAACAAGAAGGTTCACATGCTATAAATGGAGCAGAATTCTTAAAAAGATTCTCAAGAGAGAATGAAATTGTTATAAATGCTGTAGAGGCACATCATAATGAAGTTGAACCAACTTCAGTGGAAGCAATAATAGTACAGGCTGCAGATGCTATAAGTGCTGCAAGACCAGGTGCAAGACGTGAAACATTATCAAATTACTTAAAACGTTTAGAGCAATTAGAAGAAATAGCAAACTCACATCAAGGTATAGAAAGTTCATATGCTATACAAGCTGGAAGAGAATTAAGATTAATTGTTAAACCAGAAGAAATTAGTGATGATCAAGCAGTAATATTATCAAGAGAAGTTGTTAAAGATATTGAAGAAAAAATGCAATATCCTGGACAAATTAAAGTTACTGTTATTAGAGAAACAAGAGCAACTGAATATGCAAAATAGTTTTTAAGTTAATTAAGTAGAATATTAAGCAGTCATATTTAATTGACTGCTTAAATTTTTAGAATGGGGAAATTATGAAGTTTTTAATTGTTGGAGATGTTGTAGGATTACCTGGAGAAGATACATTATTTAAGTTTTTAGCAAAAAGAAGTAAAAATTATGATGTAATTATTGTAAATGCTGAAAACATTGATAAAGGGTTTGGTATTCTTCCAAATAATGCTAAAAGTATGTTTAATTATGGAGTAGATGTTATTACTCTTGGAAATCATACTTTTGATAAAAAAGAGATATATGAGTATTTAGATAAAGAAGAGAGAATTATTAGACCATACAATTTTTCTAAGGAAACTCCTGGGAAAGGACACACAATAATCACAAAAAATAATATTAAAATAGCAGTGATAAATTTACAAGGAAAAGTATATATGAATACTAATCATTGTCCTTTTTTAGCGATTGATGAATTAATTGAAGAGTTAAAAGAAAAAGTTAATATAATAATAGTTGATTTTCATGCAGAAGTTACATCTGAAAAAAATGCGATGGGA includes these proteins:
- the rny gene encoding ribonuclease Y, yielding MIIYILVILIAVLIVLVGFNVTKSKFTKKYGEYSDLELKIFDLKRKLETTKKDVEREIESFKKEETLKVKEELLAQRKLVDEEIKVMKSEILVKEERIAKKEENLETRTNKLEEKEAKLEERKEKIAEIENELNAMIEKEEKELERISGLTSEQAREIILIKLEDELEHDKARLIRDYEYNLEREKDRLAKSAIAIAINKSASDYVADATISVVQLPSEEMKGRIIGKEGRNIRALEAATGVDLIIDDTPEAVVLSSFDGVRREVARLSLEKLIQDGRIHPTKIEELVEKSQAEVENSMISAAEEAILEVGIPALPKEVLKTLGKLKFRTSFGQNILQHSIEVAHLCAALATELGVNVDYAKRAGLLHDIGKAFSHEQEGSHAINGAEFLKRFSRENEIVINAVEAHHNEVEPTSVEAIIVQAADAISAARPGARRETLSNYLKRLEQLEEIANSHQGIESSYAIQAGRELRLIVKPEEISDDQAVILSREVVKDIEEKMQYPGQIKVTVIRETRATEYAK
- a CDS encoding TIGR00282 family metallophosphoesterase, which produces MKFLIVGDVVGLPGEDTLFKFLAKRSKNYDVIIVNAENIDKGFGILPNNAKSMFNYGVDVITLGNHTFDKKEIYEYLDKEERIIRPYNFSKETPGKGHTIITKNNIKIAVINLQGKVYMNTNHCPFLAIDELIEELKEKVNIIIVDFHAEVTSEKNAMGWNLAGKASLVYGTHTHIQTADERILLNKTGYITDIGMTGGHDGIIGMNRKEIIKKFKDGMPARFSVCEENKRINGIEVEIDPKNGKTLNITRLNLSYEEI